The Drosophila bipectinata strain 14024-0381.07 chromosome 3L, DbipHiC1v2, whole genome shotgun sequence region AGTTCAAGGCATGGCCAGTCGATTTTGATGTGAAGGCTCTCACTGGGTAAGTCACCTACTCAAAGCCACTTGTTACCACTCTAAGATATCTTTTCCAGGGACACCAAGAAGCCTGTAGTTACAGCCAGCCGGAAGGAGCCAATCAAGTTGTCCACTTTGCCCTGTGAAGTGATTGCCTATTTGGCCATCAACACCTTCGGGCTCTCCTTGATCTATCCGGGCTCGGTGAAGCTGCTGCAGAAATTCATGAGTAAGCAATACAAAAACCGGTTTTTCTAAATGAATCTGACGTTTGTGTTCAATTATCTAACTCGGGAATTCTTTCTTGTTCTAATACAGGACCAATGCTGATCTCGGGACGCGCCAAGCTCATTGAAGATGACAATGGCATCCGCTACAAAATTAAGACGATCGATTCGAACGACATTGATGCGCTGTTTATTGACAACCGCAACGACAACGTGGGCAATGGCAAGACTCTGGTCATTTGCTCGGAGGGAAACGCTGGCTTTTACGAAGTGGGCATCATGGGCACTCCGGTGGCTTTGAAGTATTCAGTTCTGGGATGGAATCATCCTGGTTTTGCCGGCAGCACTGGCACCCCCTTTCCGCATCAGGACAAGAACGCTATCGATGCTGTTGTCCAGTTTGCCATTAACAATCTGGGTTTCTCAGTGGAAGATATAATCTTGTACGGCTGGAGCATTGGAGGCTTTAGTACATTGTATGCTGCTTCCGTTTATCCCGATGTGAAAGGCGTGGTGCTGGATGCCACATTCGACGACGTTCTCTACTTGGCCATTCCTCGTATGCCTGCTGCCCTGGCCGGGATTGTAAAGGTGGCGATTCGCAACTACTGCAATCTCAACAATGCTGAGTTGGCAACAGAATTCAATGGACCAATATCGTTTATCCGTCGTACTGATGATGAGATTATTGCCGAGTAAGTTCATTCAATTGTGGGTTCTTGAAATTCGATACATTTTTGTTTCTCAGAGAAAACCACATTGAGACCAACCGTGGAAACTTTTTGGTGTTGGCTGTGTTGCAACATCGGTACCCTAACATTTTCGGGTCATCTCAGCTGAGCAAGGCCAAGTCCATATTGTCAAAACCATTGGAGCCTTACAATATCACAGTTGTCGACGAAAAGCTTTGCATGTCACGCCTGATTACTTATGCCTCCGATGAAGGCAAATCGTTCCCCATGCAGATTGGAGCCGAATACTCAGAAGAAGTGCGCAACATCATGGCCGTATTCTTGGTAAGATTTCTTAAATCACCTAACTTACAAAAATGTAACTtacttattttgtttttagttgcGCAAGCATTTACGCGACTACAACTCTACACACTGCACCCAGCTGCCTGGCGAGTTCTTCACCATGCCGTGGGACATTCCCACCGAGCACGGATTCGTGTTCACCTAAGCCCACCCCGGAGGTTGCTGATGGTGTGACCCAATGTTTAGATATTAGTGAAATGGTTTTTAGTCATTTTTTTCATTCTGACTGCTTATTAAATTATTCTAACTGGGAACAGCCGGGACGCTGAAACAACTGGTGTAAATTGTCTTATATATGAAATAAATGTCACAAGCTAACCTAATAGATCTCTTAAAAGGATTGTGTtttggattttaatttttttttttaattaaaacagatGAATATGATACTTTAACGGTATTCGACTTTATTCCTTGATAAAAAACATTACaatataaaagaaaggaaTTGACCAAATAAATCTCAGGTATACTTTTTTATGAATATAGTATACTTGAAaggtgttttgttttcttgtaTCTCGGCAGccttttgtaaaataattgtCCCTATTGGCCATCATATAAACAATTTATCTGTAGGTGGTTAGTTTCTAAATTGGTTACGCTTTTAAAACTAAGGAGCAGCTCAACACTTAGGATCTACGAGTTTTTTTTGGATCCGCCAAAGCCGGAGAAGCCCATGATGGCGGCCATGTCATCAGGCAGACCGCCAGAGGCAAACTCGTCGTTGTCCTCAGCCTTGCGCTTCCGCTCTTTCCGCTTTTCCTTGCGGTGCTCCTTGTATcggtcctcctcctcc contains the following coding sequences:
- the LOC108132560 gene encoding phosphatidylserine lipase ABHD16A — its product is MSFLNYVFGPNLYMEYKGVPEPQRKIYDAGAAERFGEQILSTLSVMWSVGYYTSPLIATFLYRRGYLVADSMPALAKITTSVGLIVIISLFMRGLGRKQSRSYSNMMKALVNARQAKTAGDANSELRRFDIEFKAWPVDFDVKALTGDTKKPVVTASRKEPIKLSTLPCEVIAYLAINTFGLSLIYPGSVKLLQKFMRPMLISGRAKLIEDDNGIRYKIKTIDSNDIDALFIDNRNDNVGNGKTLVICSEGNAGFYEVGIMGTPVALKYSVLGWNHPGFAGSTGTPFPHQDKNAIDAVVQFAINNLGFSVEDIILYGWSIGGFSTLYAASVYPDVKGVVLDATFDDVLYLAIPRMPAALAGIVKVAIRNYCNLNNAELATEFNGPISFIRRTDDEIIAEENHIETNRGNFLVLAVLQHRYPNIFGSSQLSKAKSILSKPLEPYNITVVDEKLCMSRLITYASDEGKSFPMQIGAEYSEEVRNIMAVFLLRKHLRDYNSTHCTQLPGEFFTMPWDIPTEHGFVFT